In Lacrimispora indolis DSM 755, a genomic segment contains:
- a CDS encoding DUF6531 domain-containing protein, with the protein MSSSYLVKGAKIKCTCGSQVGELIVENKNVCLLKVPIATVDDCKTGENIPSFGICSHTGKPCVPMILGKWLCPHEQTKINGTSAITTDSALVCGKGGIILSETSGQETIMKLLKEAGKIFKNLFGLSCAPFSGDPVNLITGNYVLQSEDLHIMGSYPLSFTRTYNSLSDENTVCGNGWNHNHQVYLIDHRETIEIHTGVGGQVRTFERAEAGDYKTNELAKESLRLSMDGYFYKDILNQTFVFDKDGLCKEIKDKNGNSTIYTYTNRVLSKVQNLSGYFTFSYNNEGKLAGVSDHSGRSVTFAYDNGNLIKADNLSGGFKEYTYDKKNRLIEEITPYGVKKVVNEFDKNGRAVKQLFPDGGVMEYEYDDDRTVFIDQNKNKIRFYRDKWQRDCRITSHEGQIEKKYNEKHQLAEITDYNGNKTCYEYDHDGNMTLIRDPTGHETRIEYDRMKHPVRLIYPDGSVTRTDYNQNGQILRNTDQLGRTFQYQYHSKGMVETVTHPDGSEMHVQFDGRGNIIEVANPFHSKVKYEYDQLNRVVATIDGNGNKTQYVYNQNNDIVEMTDTLGFSKKYFYNNNGKITEIIDQNGNSTTWEYNDMNCPVKKTDPQGRETFREYDLMWNVSQQTEANGAVTKYLYNKSNRLEKVIAPEGGETSYQYDGNGNRIKTTLPDGSSVLYNYDALNRIIQINYPNETSSRFEYNFSGKITRAVDPMGGEYHMEYDAAGQKIKQTDPSGKISSFEYNELGLITKVTEPLNRITEYQYFPGGRLKNKKFPDGSELHYSYDSNGNLIAKQDHTGYQVEFTYDALNRISFISNSRGQSKSFTYDGVGNLLSVKNNKGVVTDYEYTKSGSLQAVIDPAGLKTLYNYDEVDRIVSVKQIAPLTLEEELEEARNINKQKELLLVRYKRNLEGEVICSENAAGHEERYQRDYFGRILTHTDQEGMETHYTYDPSGNISKIVYPDGKKVMMEYNALNQLIQLKDWLGSTTIQRNSFGIPDQITDHQGNTVQYEWNVFGNRTRTVYPDGEDIEYEYDDASQKIKKVHWADQFIEYHYNEAGFLSSRKCSNQQESRYGYDSFGQLKYLSHSYQGGFLNYQYEYDSDGLPVNINRISEKGKESFRYFYDDLNRLAEVRDGLHTVRKYEYDPYGNRIFKKENGIDTQYHYNELNQLVREETVDFIRRYEYDKRGNIRCCYENEEMQDAYFYNGRNLLEKIRKKNGTEISYLYDGFGQRTMKQQKEHAESDFYGYQKPDESSVEFIIDYARSNHNLIGEKCDGIPKSYIWEPQSHHLTGLIEDDKSFFYQNDSLGTPMRLLSQAGAVRTSYDYDEFGKPNRKVSGESYFGFTGYYYEDETELYYAGRRYYNSNMGFFYGRDSVKGNTCEPMTLHPYLYCLNNPLLFIDPDGAKPGAVTGPDGTEAHTLLEAYFKAYYAGLPYVARTEETIPGGNPEAKTTNGRYDMILMYQNQVELYEIKHISHHNQASHMSDLLRFNSYMAGLRKMYPGYNISPGTTFNPDQLYIPSERYPDYYIRYYTYYNGGYSMPINGKEFNQTYAGFIYWGYVKKDEEKDKHRYIWIPNQNSNSNSGSNDKKDDNVIQFPDVKGEDVAAAAIVGAVLYGAWWLIKAGVTFSTGFPALACPF; encoded by the coding sequence ATGAGTAGTTCCTATTTAGTTAAAGGTGCAAAAATTAAATGTACATGTGGTTCCCAAGTGGGTGAACTGATTGTAGAAAATAAGAATGTCTGTCTGCTTAAAGTACCGATCGCAACTGTGGATGATTGTAAAACGGGTGAAAATATCCCAAGCTTTGGAATTTGTTCTCACACGGGGAAACCCTGTGTTCCAATGATTCTTGGAAAATGGCTTTGTCCCCATGAACAGACTAAGATCAATGGTACCAGTGCAATAACAACGGATTCGGCACTTGTTTGTGGTAAGGGCGGAATCATTCTTTCAGAGACAAGTGGTCAGGAAACGATCATGAAGCTTTTAAAGGAAGCGGGAAAGATTTTTAAAAATCTTTTTGGTTTGAGTTGTGCTCCTTTTAGCGGAGATCCAGTCAACCTTATTACAGGAAATTACGTGCTGCAGTCTGAAGATCTTCATATTATGGGAAGTTATCCTCTCTCCTTTACACGAACTTATAATTCTCTTTCAGATGAAAATACCGTGTGCGGGAACGGCTGGAATCATAATCATCAGGTTTACCTGATCGATCATCGTGAAACCATAGAGATACATACTGGGGTTGGAGGCCAGGTCCGAACGTTTGAAAGGGCGGAAGCAGGGGATTATAAAACAAATGAATTAGCGAAGGAATCCTTACGTCTTTCAATGGATGGGTATTTCTATAAGGATATTTTAAACCAGACTTTTGTTTTTGATAAAGATGGCTTATGCAAAGAGATAAAAGATAAAAATGGGAATTCAACTATTTATACATATACGAACCGCGTTCTTTCGAAGGTTCAGAACTTATCAGGTTATTTTACATTCTCTTATAATAACGAGGGAAAACTGGCCGGTGTGAGTGATCATTCCGGACGGTCTGTTACGTTTGCATATGACAATGGCAATTTAATCAAAGCAGATAATCTTTCGGGCGGTTTTAAAGAGTATACTTATGATAAAAAAAACCGGTTAATCGAGGAAATAACACCATATGGTGTGAAAAAGGTAGTCAATGAGTTTGATAAAAATGGACGGGCAGTCAAACAGTTATTTCCCGATGGCGGAGTCATGGAGTATGAATATGATGATGACAGGACTGTATTTATTGACCAGAATAAAAACAAAATCAGATTTTATAGAGATAAATGGCAACGGGATTGCAGGATTACTTCTCATGAAGGACAGATAGAAAAGAAATATAATGAAAAACATCAATTAGCCGAAATTACGGATTACAATGGAAATAAAACCTGTTACGAATATGATCATGATGGAAATATGACTTTAATCAGGGACCCTACCGGCCATGAGACAAGAATTGAGTATGACAGAATGAAGCATCCTGTCAGATTAATTTATCCGGATGGCTCTGTTACAAGGACTGATTATAATCAAAATGGACAGATACTCCGGAATACCGATCAATTAGGACGGACGTTTCAGTATCAGTATCATTCCAAAGGCATGGTAGAAACGGTCACTCATCCGGATGGCTCCGAAATGCATGTCCAATTTGATGGCAGAGGGAATATTATTGAAGTAGCAAACCCTTTTCATTCAAAGGTGAAATATGAATATGACCAGTTAAACCGCGTTGTTGCAACAATAGATGGAAATGGAAATAAAACACAGTATGTATATAATCAAAACAACGATATTGTTGAGATGACAGACACGTTGGGATTCAGTAAAAAATATTTCTATAATAATAATGGAAAAATTACTGAGATCATAGATCAGAACGGTAATTCAACAACCTGGGAATACAATGATATGAATTGCCCTGTCAAAAAGACAGATCCACAGGGACGTGAAACCTTCCGGGAATATGATCTTATGTGGAATGTCAGCCAGCAGACAGAGGCGAATGGCGCAGTCACGAAGTATTTGTATAATAAATCCAACCGCCTGGAGAAGGTGATAGCTCCGGAAGGAGGAGAGACATCCTATCAGTATGATGGAAACGGAAACCGGATAAAAACAACCTTACCGGATGGCTCAAGTGTACTGTATAATTACGATGCCCTCAACCGAATAATTCAAATTAATTATCCAAATGAAACATCTTCTCGTTTTGAATATAATTTTTCGGGTAAAATAACCAGAGCGGTTGATCCGATGGGCGGGGAATACCACATGGAATACGATGCTGCCGGGCAAAAAATAAAGCAGACAGATCCATCTGGGAAAATCAGTAGTTTTGAATATAATGAATTAGGATTGATCACAAAGGTAACAGAACCTTTGAATCGAATTACTGAGTATCAATACTTTCCGGGTGGCAGACTGAAAAATAAAAAATTTCCTGATGGCAGTGAATTGCATTATTCTTATGATTCCAATGGTAATCTTATAGCAAAGCAGGATCATACCGGTTATCAGGTAGAATTCACCTATGACGCCCTAAACAGGATTTCTTTCATTTCAAACAGCCGAGGACAAAGCAAATCTTTTACTTATGATGGAGTCGGAAACCTCCTGTCTGTCAAAAATAATAAAGGAGTTGTGACTGATTATGAATATACAAAAAGCGGATCACTGCAGGCAGTCATTGACCCTGCCGGACTAAAAACTCTTTACAACTATGACGAAGTAGACCGAATTGTTTCTGTAAAACAGATCGCACCGCTGACCTTAGAGGAAGAACTAGAAGAGGCTAGGAATATAAATAAGCAAAAGGAACTTTTACTGGTACGTTATAAACGGAATTTAGAAGGTGAGGTAATATGTTCTGAAAATGCTGCAGGTCATGAGGAAAGATACCAAAGAGATTATTTTGGGAGAATTCTTACCCATACGGATCAGGAAGGCATGGAAACACATTATACCTATGATCCATCAGGCAATATAAGCAAAATTGTATATCCGGATGGAAAAAAAGTTATGATGGAATACAATGCATTAAACCAGCTGATCCAACTGAAAGACTGGCTTGGCAGCACAACAATCCAGCGTAACAGTTTTGGAATACCTGATCAGATAACCGATCATCAGGGAAATACAGTTCAGTATGAGTGGAATGTTTTTGGGAACAGAACAAGAACGGTTTATCCGGATGGAGAAGATATTGAATATGAATATGATGATGCCAGTCAAAAGATTAAGAAAGTCCATTGGGCTGATCAGTTTATTGAATATCACTATAACGAAGCAGGCTTTTTATCTTCCAGAAAATGCAGTAATCAACAGGAATCTCGTTATGGATATGACTCGTTTGGCCAGCTAAAGTATTTAAGCCATTCTTATCAAGGCGGATTTTTAAACTATCAATATGAATATGATTCCGATGGATTACCTGTTAATATAAACCGGATTTCAGAGAAGGGGAAGGAGAGCTTCCGGTATTTTTATGATGATTTAAACCGCTTGGCCGAAGTTAGAGATGGATTGCATACAGTAAGAAAGTATGAATATGATCCGTACGGAAACCGTATTTTTAAGAAAGAAAATGGAATTGATACACAGTATCATTATAACGAATTGAATCAGTTGGTCAGGGAAGAAACAGTAGACTTTATCAGGCGCTATGAATATGATAAAAGAGGGAACATTCGCTGTTGCTATGAAAATGAGGAAATGCAGGATGCCTACTTTTATAATGGGAGAAATCTATTAGAAAAAATCAGGAAAAAAAATGGCACAGAAATATCCTACCTTTATGACGGTTTCGGCCAGCGTACAATGAAACAGCAAAAAGAGCATGCGGAATCAGATTTTTATGGTTATCAAAAGCCAGATGAATCCAGTGTAGAATTTATCATTGATTATGCCAGGAGCAATCATAACCTGATTGGAGAGAAATGTGATGGCATCCCCAAAAGCTATATATGGGAACCGCAAAGTCATCATTTGACGGGATTGATTGAAGATGATAAAAGCTTCTTTTATCAAAATGATTCTTTAGGAACTCCAATGCGGTTATTAAGCCAAGCAGGTGCTGTGAGGACAAGTTATGATTATGATGAGTTTGGTAAACCGAATCGAAAAGTCTCTGGCGAATCATATTTTGGATTTACCGGGTACTATTACGAAGATGAAACAGAACTTTACTATGCGGGGAGAAGATACTATAATTCTAATATGGGATTCTTTTATGGAAGGGATTCTGTGAAGGGGAATACCTGTGAACCTATGACCCTTCATCCTTATCTATATTGTTTAAATAATCCATTATTATTCATTGATCCTGATGGTGCAAAACCTGGTGCTGTCACAGGTCCAGATGGAACGGAGGCACACACTTTATTGGAGGCATATTTTAAGGCCTATTATGCTGGATTGCCATATGTAGCTCGTACTGAAGAAACAATACCTGGTGGAAATCCTGAAGCAAAAACAACCAATGGCAGATACGATATGATTTTAATGTATCAAAACCAGGTAGAATTGTATGAAATCAAACATATAAGTCATCATAATCAAGCGTCACATATGAGTGATTTGTTACGGTTTAATAGTTATATGGCTGGTCTACGGAAAATGTATCCGGGGTATAATATTTCTCCGGGTACGACATTTAACCCTGACCAGTTGTATATACCAAGTGAACGCTATCCG
- a CDS encoding contractile injection system protein, VgrG/Pvc8 family has translation MITKNNLIITGLGSVVGVNDLHFSMNPNQHVKLTVDLQLKTELLCDSLYSQSISIGYKKNGQEYFIFYGFVDHYNQKREGNLYTARLSLISASIKLDEKKYIRTFQNTEQTYKSVIRSILYQVPKADVLFSVKGKEESPIQDLLVQYQESDWEFYKRIASHFGSVLIPDIKTGEPKFYLGFPEGNKLIDEKFTSYTVSLDERYFENRAENMQKDWFVFYRAESDRFYQIGDEVEIDGRRLRVLSILANMIRGEIIFSYEFGRTDLYYKKKEYNQQLIGASLTGTVITSVGGEVKLVFDINPEEQNIIKTYPWVPVTGNIFTCMPEKGERAAIIFTNYNEADSIAIQYLRSNDISKCPNVSSPFDRYFTTSQRKEMKLVPGTMGFDNHMGNSLTLEDEQGIVLEGDEILLEAKGKILLTADGIKTFAPLQSTLIKGSSGGGSINICQDFNLSGPVKILAQANPLTEEEPVRVYSNKDTEKIGKQALGMIPAGKTEDKIISQALGMIVQR, from the coding sequence ATGATTACAAAAAATAATCTTATTATAACTGGCCTTGGTTCAGTTGTGGGTGTAAATGATTTGCACTTTAGTATGAATCCAAATCAGCATGTGAAATTAACGGTTGATTTGCAACTAAAAACTGAACTATTATGTGATTCGTTATATAGCCAGTCTATTTCTATTGGTTACAAGAAAAATGGGCAGGAATATTTCATTTTTTACGGGTTTGTGGACCATTATAACCAAAAAAGAGAAGGGAATTTATATACCGCCAGATTATCTCTTATATCTGCAAGTATTAAACTGGATGAAAAAAAATACATACGGACATTTCAAAATACAGAGCAGACCTATAAAAGTGTAATACGGAGTATTCTATACCAGGTTCCAAAAGCAGATGTACTTTTTTCGGTGAAAGGCAAGGAAGAATCTCCGATCCAGGACCTGCTGGTTCAATATCAGGAAAGTGACTGGGAATTTTATAAAAGAATAGCCAGTCATTTTGGCAGTGTGCTGATTCCGGATATTAAAACCGGAGAACCTAAATTCTATTTAGGTTTTCCAGAGGGAAACAAGCTCATAGATGAAAAATTCACATCATATACCGTATCACTAGACGAGCGGTATTTTGAAAACAGAGCAGAAAATATGCAAAAAGATTGGTTTGTATTTTATAGAGCAGAGTCAGACCGGTTTTATCAGATTGGAGACGAGGTTGAAATTGATGGGAGAAGACTTCGGGTGCTGAGCATTTTGGCAAACATGATCAGAGGAGAAATTATTTTTTCCTATGAATTTGGAAGGACAGATCTTTATTATAAGAAAAAAGAATATAATCAGCAATTAATCGGCGCATCTTTGACAGGGACAGTGATTACTTCGGTGGGAGGAGAGGTTAAACTAGTATTTGATATAAATCCGGAAGAACAAAATATAATAAAAACCTATCCTTGGGTGCCGGTAACGGGGAATATATTTACCTGTATGCCAGAAAAGGGAGAGAGGGCTGCTATTATATTTACTAATTACAATGAGGCAGATAGCATAGCGATACAGTATTTAAGAAGCAATGATATTTCAAAATGTCCCAACGTATCCTCTCCTTTCGACCGATATTTTACAACCAGCCAGAGGAAAGAAATGAAATTAGTTCCGGGAACTATGGGCTTTGATAATCATATGGGCAATTCCCTGACATTGGAGGATGAGCAGGGCATCGTTCTGGAAGGTGATGAAATTTTATTAGAAGCAAAAGGAAAAATCTTATTAACTGCTGATGGGATAAAGACCTTTGCGCCATTACAGTCCACACTTATTAAAGGTAGTTCCGGAGGAGGAAGCATTAATATCTGTCAGGATTTTAATCTATCCGGTCCGGTTAAAATCCTTGCACAGGCAAATCCATTAACTGAGGAGGAACCGGTTAGAGTTTACAGCAATAAGGATACTGAAAAAATAGGAAAGCAGGCATTAGGAATGATTCCTGCCGGAAAAACAGAGGATAAAATAATCAGTCAGGCATTGGGAATGATTGTACAGAGATAA